Sequence from the Sciurus carolinensis chromosome 1, mSciCar1.2, whole genome shotgun sequence genome:
ctaagttgcttagggtctcgctaagttactaaggttggctttgaactcactatcctgctacctcagcctcccaagctgctgggattactggcatgcacaaCCATGCCCAACCAGTCTTTGTTTTGACTGGGAGCTGGAAGTTAGACATGTCGAAAGGAGGAACAGCAGCTGAGCTCCTCTGTCCCAGTACAATGCTAAGTCCTTTATCTCCTCTTTCAACACACCTGTGAGGTTAGaaccatttaaacacatcttaCTACCAAGAGAGCTGAAGGGTAGAGAAGGTAAATAACACACCTGGAGCCAGGTTTTTAACCACCTCACTCTTGTTTGTGATCCATGGATATAAAGCTACTACTCCACTGTGAAGTACATCCCATCTGTTCCATAATTTGAATGGGAAACAGAGTCTGATAAtgattgagaaagagagagagagagagagagagagagagagagagagagagagagagagagagagaaggaatgagtCAACTCTTCTGCTCACAGTTTGCAGGAGTAAAGTTTGACAATGGAAATCCCTAGCCTGAGCAACAGGACCAAGCTCTAAGCCAAACTCCTCCTATATTGTTATAGCATCCATGAAGTCCAGTGTCAGCATCTGATTACCTGAAAGGCACCCTGCAAATAGACATTTTCCAAGAAGCTCAATAGCTTCAGAAAgtgaatttagttttttaaaatatcagatggAATACTAGCTATTGGGAGGACCTGGCTCAGTCCATACAACAGAGAGCATAAAAGACACCATACATTATCAAAAACTTCAATGGGGGAAGTATGTTTTCATAGAAACCTGCTTAGAAAATGATTGTTAACACATCTGCCTAAATGTCTGAATGAGGTTTGTTGCTTTCTCTGCCTCTAGGAGTGAATGCTGCAGCCCGCAACGTTGCAGGGTCGGTGAAACCAAGCGTCACAATTAGCACTGATGGGGAAACAGTGCACATCCAAACAGAAAGTTCTTTGAAGAACACGGAGATCGCCTTCAGGCTGGGGGAGGAATTTGATGAAACCACCCCAGACAACCGAAACGTAAAGGTGAGTCAGAATTAAATCTTCCTGTGTTCAGCTGTCAGAAACAGACCAGAAGGTGGTGAGGCATGGTTTATTCTATGTATTTGACTTATTACCAAGTCAGTTTGGGCTTGTTTTATATCTGTACATCTCCAAAGTCATTCCTTTTGATAATTATTCTGAGGGTCAAATGGagctaaaatatttcaaattgctttcacttttttttcactttgtcatTATATAAAAGATCACACAGAAGCGATCGATTAAGCACGAATAGTTTAGGAATTATTTGCCtaggagagaaaaattaatttaattaaataatattaattaaataatatgaattaaataatCTTTCAAAACTTTTAGTTTGACAGTATTAAATTATGACAAGAACTAAGGTGAGGATTTTgaagaatagaatttcaaaatatagatCGAAAGGTGGACGTCCAGTCCTGCGTTGGATAGCATACAGTAAATTCTACTTCTAACagatttctttttacatttatagAGCATCATAACATTAGACAATGGCTCAATGATTCAGGTCCAAAAATGGCTCGACAAAGAGAcaacaatcaaaagaaaaattgtagaTGGAAAAATGGTAGTGGTgagtttttttctgaatttaaatttttatgcctCTTGTTTGATACATGGTTGTCAAGTTATTCAATTGTTTTTGCACCCTGAATTGAGGGCTTGACCTGGGGTGACCGGACAGAACAAATTCAATATGTCAACTCCCAACTCTAATCGTTCCCTTTATGCTTTTAGGAATGTACCATGAATAATATTGTCAGCACTAGAATCTATGAAAAGGTTTGAAGAAAAGGGTCCACATCAAGAAGCACTTGTTCACCAAAGGAAACTGATACTTGAAGAAAATATGCCCCAAgaccaataattttttaaaaatctaatataagCTTGCTCAATAAAAGCATCAAAGTAAGTACAGTTTGGAGCTGTTTGATGATGAAGGTTGGGGCAGTCTGATGAATTGGGGAAACAAGAAGATACTAACCTATGGTTTGACTGTAACAGCCCCAAATTCCCCTTTGCCCTGTGCCCACTTGATTTCCAAAGTTCTTGATCCATTCTCTAATTCACTAATGCACCCATTCATTGGTTAGGCATTTTATCAAAGCCATGTGGAAGTTGATGTGACCATAACCATGTGATGCCTACTTTGGTCGGCACAAACCAAAAACCAATATTGacgatttctttttatttttatgaggtctGGTCATGGCTTAAGGAAGAcaatcccagcactgcacacacaAAACTAAAGATGGATAGATTAGatgatagagatagatagatgattgatagatgaGCACAAAATAGACTTCATACACTGTGGTTGAGTTGTGACAGAAGAGCATTTACAACAGTCATTTTCTCCCTTCTCACCAAGTCCATTTATAATAATTAGGCTAGTGCATCTGTCACCACTGTTCATAGCTTAATCCTATGAAAATGCCGAATGGCATTTTATTAGATGTCAATCCTGAATGTCTGGTGAGAATATAGTTGTTAGAACTGTACAATGTCCCTTGACAGTTTCACCAAATGCTGTTGTGAGGTATGAGTGCTCTCAGACCTCAGAGCAAAACATAGCAACAGGGGTAAATCAAAGAATAAAGCCTAGAAAATTCAGCCCATCTGTAGCagtaagaggagaaaaagaagaaagtggagAAATTATGTAGCTAATCATGTTGtgccttaaatttaaaaatgggagaTCCGTGGTCAAACCTAAGTCCTAATGTAGCACAGAGCATGATTTGGTGAGTTCTTTGTCTCacatatttgaagaataaaatgcatGGACATGTAGCAGGATTTATTAAAGTAATAACAATAAGAGCTTCCAAAGGAGAGGGATCCCAAGAGAGAGTTGCCAGAGAGTGGCAACTGGGTTTCTGAATTCTAGGTAACCAATACCTCACTATGAGTTTTTCTGCTAGCACAGGAATCAACCTGACTTTGATGACGTCTGGCTTGTGTCTGTAGTTTCTCAGCTCGGCTAACAGAGACCTGACCTGGAAGGGGCCCACATTTCATTTCTGCCTATTTTAacactttctccttcctctctgagAGTCCTAATATATGCGAGAGTGGACTACCCATGTAGTCACTAAACTGGGTGAGAATTAAACTgggtgaaaattaaaaatgaaaagggtcaCGGTTAAGGACTGCACCTAGACAGCAGACATAAATAGAGACTGCCCGAGGCACGCTGCGGAGTAGGGTCAACTTAGGAAGGAAATGGAGGAGTAATGAACAACAGGACTCCAGCCTGGGGCTGGGATGTGAACTGACTCTCTGGCCAACAGTAGGAACCACCCAGGCTGTCATCTTAATCCCGAAGACCCCTGAGCATGTGACTGTACACCAGAGTGTTAGGTCTGGCCATGAGCCAGCAGCTGGGAACAATGATATTGATCCCCACATGACTTGTCCTTCTCCTTCATAAAGGACTCGGGTATGTACAAAACATGACCATGTTTGTCTTCAGAGGTTAAAGAGGCTTTCTCACGCTGATGGTGTCCTGGGCAAAGTGGGGCAGGGTAACAGCTCCTCATCCAGCCTCCGCAGGGAGCTAGAGACCACAGCTGCTGTAGGTCCTGAGAGAAGGAGTCAGAGCATTTCTTACTTCTTCAAATTCATGTCTTTACAGAAGCAtgattaaaagaagaataatgaagttctcaatttttaaaacatttctcttcTCACGAATATCACAACTCCAAGTATAAAGAgcttgaaagagaaataagacaCTGATGTTGAGTATTTTGTATGCAGCATCAAATGTACTGCTCTTTAggaaatcattcattcattctgccaAGTTCTTCCTTGGTGACCACTGAGTCTGTCATTCTTAGGTGCTGGAAACGGTGCCAGGTTAGGCATGAAGGTCAAAgtgcatttcctttttctttctcattcctttttttttttaaggtactggggaCATTTTCTGCTAACCAACATCCACAGtcctttcttttgttcattttttattttgagacatggtctcactaagtggcttagggcctttgctaaattgctgaggctggtttcaaacttgtgatcctcctgcctcagccccccaagtcactgggattacaggtgtgcatcgcCATGCCCAACAACAACTACATTTTTGATGTTTCATGACACAGAGCCATCTTAAAACACTAAACCTTTGCTTTTATTCTCAAtcaaatcatatcaaaatttttgttaaaaaattattagaatttataCTTAGACTGGTCAGTGTTTAGAAAAAATTTTCACACAATCAGCCTTTGAGTATATCTAACTTGCCCATATTTAAGACATGAAAACATGTTATATTTGTCACATTGCAtcagtttatagaagaaaaaaaacaatggaacTTTTCATTATAGTGAATTGATCAATCATTTACTCACTTTCCAAGAagtctgaaataaaagaaatgagaggTTTTATAAACCAtacaagaaaatgtattttatttttaaatattttagcctGAAAAACTCAGTAACAAATCATTAGACTTCAGATCTATAC
This genomic interval carries:
- the Fabp9 gene encoding fatty acid-binding protein 9, whose translation is MMMEPFLGTWKLVSSENFEDYMKELGVNAAARNVAGSVKPSVTISTDGETVHIQTESSLKNTEIAFRLGEEFDETTPDNRNVKSIITLDNGSMIQVQKWLDKETTIKRKIVDGKMVVECTMNNIVSTRIYEKV